One genomic window of Daphnia pulex isolate KAP4 chromosome 10, ASM2113471v1 includes the following:
- the LOC124204958 gene encoding lysosomal acid glucosylceramidase-like gives MNMGKLHFYWITLPIIIFHQAVLANNCIPRHYGKSSFVCVCNATYCDSAPIVGDLAAGQATLITSTRADARFRVTNLTFAGFSNSLLADEIFIDASVQYQKIMGFGGAFTDASGINIAKLSVLAQQNLLKSYFSTDGIEYGLGRVPIGGSDFSTRAYTYDDFPGDDSLSNFSLTREDLFFKIPYISWAQSLSSKPIKLFASPWSAPAWMKSNGKLYGKGYLLQEYYQVWADYFIRFFEEYKTHNLTFFAVSPQNEPMDGNIPDFPFNCMGWTAEQQSNFIGLNLGPTLETKGFASIKIMVMDDQRILLPKWAETVLAHPEAKKYVAGVAVHWYGDLLSPPMALTSFHEKFPNHFILATEACEGDKPWQKAVSLGSWERLESYAHNIIEDLNHWVTGWVDWNLVLDEKGGPNWSGNFVDSPIIINNILDEFYKQPMYYGMGHFSKYIPEDSVRIGVTVIDGSDLFGTAFLRPDGKRTIVILNRSKEDKLIRLVDHDRGSLEITCPTRSLSTMVYG, from the exons ATGAACATGGGCAAACTACATTTCTATTGGATCACTTTACCTATAATAATCTTTCATCAAG ctGTACTGGCTAATAATTGCATCCCTCGTCATTACGGCAAAAGCAgcttcgtgtgtgtgtgcaatgcTACTTACTGTGACAGTG CACCGATTGTTGGCGATCTAGCGGCAGGTCAGGCTACTTTGATCACATCCACTCGTGCAGACGCCCGCTTTCGAGTAACTAACCTGACTTTCGCGGGGTTTTCAAATTCACTTCTTG CCGACGAAATATTTATTGACGCTTCGGTTCAATACCAAAAAATTATGGGTTTCGGTGGAGCTTTTACCGACGCCAGTGGAATTAATATTGCGAAACTATCAGTTTTGGCTCAGCAAAATTtacttaa GTCATATTTTAGCACTGACGGAATAGAGTACGGACTCGGCAGAGTTCCCATAGGTGGAAGTGATTTTTCTACACGGGCTTACACCTATGATGATTTTCCTGGAGATGATAGTCTGTCAAACTTTTCCCTCACCAGAGAAGATCTTTTCTTCAAG aTTCCATATATTTCATGGGCCCAAAGCTTAAGTTCCAAACCTATTAAGCTATTTGCTAGTCCATGGAGTGCCCCGGCATGGATGAAGAGTAACGGTAAACTCTACGGAAAAGg gtaCCTTCTTCAAGAATACTACCAAGTTTGGGCAGATTACTTTATCAG ATTTTTTGAAGAGTACAAAACACacaatttgacttttttcgcCGTTTCGCCTCAAAATGAACCAATGGATGGAAATATCCCAG ATTTTCCTTTCAACTGTATGGGCTGGACCGCAG AACAACAATCTAATTTTATCGGCCTTAATCTTGGACCTACGTTGGAGACAAAAGGATTTGCATCTATCAAAATCATGGTTATG GATGATCAACGTATATTACTTCCGAAATGGGCCGAGACC GTTCTGGCTCATCCGGAGGCAAAGAAATATGTTGCAGGAGTGGCTGTTCATTGGTATGGTGACCTCCTGTCGCCACCAATGGCTCTTACCAGTTTCCATGAAAAGTTTCCAAATCATTTTATCCTAGCCACCGAAGCTTGTGAAG GTGATAAACCGTGGCAAAAAGCTGTAAGTCTCGGATCATGGGAACGACTCGAATCCTACGCTCACAATATAATAGAG GATCTTAATCACTGGGTTACTGGTTGGGTTGACTGGAATCTTGTATTGGACGAAAAAGGAGGTCCCAACTGGTCTGGAAACTTTGTCGACTCACCCATTATCATTAACAACATTCTCGACGAATTCTACAAACAACCAATGTATTATGGAATGGGGCATTTCTCCAAGTACATCCCAGAAGATTCAGTCAGGATTGGTGTGACCGTTATTGACGGATCAGATTTGTTTGGAACGGCCTTCTTACGTCCAGATGGAAAGCGCACAATAGTTATCCTCAATCG ATCAAAAGAGGATAAGCTCATTAGGTTGGTCGACCATGATCGTGGTTCTTTGGAGATCACTTGCCCAACTCGCTCTTTAAGTACGATGGTGTATGGTTAA
- the LOC124206071 gene encoding ras-related protein Rab-33B-like translates to MMEEGNQGNTSIPASSFTASPQKRVFKIIVVGNSAVGKTCLTYRFCEGRFPGRTEATIGVDFREKVLTVDGEQLKLQLWDTAGQERFRRSMVHHYYRNVNAVVFVYDVTNANSFESLSLWIEECNDHQLTTKIPRILVGNKCDCRETQVVNTNRAQMFADMHNMPLFETSAKDDSQANHVESIFMTLAHKLKNSRPMMPVHMSQWQKDNDADNIPFGEEISNVRLRTGLICQPTTSNDSCFGC, encoded by the exons ATGATGGAAGAAGGGAACCAAGGAAACACAAGCATTCCAGCCAGTTCATTCACAGCATCACCACAGAAAAgagttttcaaaattattgtaGTAGGAAACTCTGCAGTTGGGAAAACATGTTTAACTTACAGATTTTGTGAAGGACGATTTCCAGGGAGAACAGAAGCAACCATAGGAGTGGATTTCAGGGAGAAGGTGCTCACTGTTGATGGAGAACAATTGAAA tTGCAGCTATGGGACACAG CTGGGCAAGAAAGATTTCGACGATCAATGGTACATCACTACTACAGGAATGTGAATGCTGTAGTTTTTGTTTATGATGTAACCAATGCAAATTCATTTGAG TCTTTATCATTATGGATTGAGGAGTGCAATGATCATCAACTAACTACAAAAATTCCAAGAATTCTTGTTGGAAATAAATGTGATTGCAGAGAGACGCAAGTAGTTAACACTAACAGAGCTCAGATGTTTGCCGACATGCACAATATGCCC ctTTTCGAAACTTCCGCAAAAGACGATAGCCAAGCGAACCATGTCGAATCCATTTTTATGACATTGGctcacaaattaaaaaattctagaCCAATGATGCCAGTTCACATGTCCCAGTGGCAAAAGGACAATGACGCAGACAATATCCCTTTCGGCGAAGAAATCTCAAATGTTCGTTTACGAACTGGTTTGATTTGTCAACCAACGACAAGCAACGATTCTTGTTTCGGTTGTTGA
- the LOC124206069 gene encoding uncharacterized protein LOC124206069: protein MEGLHDKFTAPNPPTEVARRSVNSNNNMDPSFISLSFITDDDILEEFTTVNETILDDYSQASTAALSNSHGSEISQIITRVSESPVMENLLTSQLTSEPDSNLNLSRPSPDSPSANTEEAEDDDDVLPASPVPANQPPRRTPVNLSRSSAFVTMAIGSPVQGSLRTLRNIEEAATSTVPDKLDSSPEANEAAAKTIVTVEPLGSVSKSKSMRQIHFESDSGSNHSVVVESPSSFLSEPNRGLDNSIQKPTVSRPAEPSEDADDGIEFVEEIRRNVREDPGSPESSVAIPAAQPRREADSASQDLTPRLTQSPSSIPFSQDLLSTSPFRDPDSQSHRFVECFQTQDLVARTNHSLDETTENPEAELSTEIISSKLELSAEFCSQQSPLNGPSLGLNQSIPTVNTPSLSVVPKSDGKGFQSSADTIDRVSSQENTPEVEAEQWVPFEAVTRVYNVLERTWVMRTFNKMLPMSKMEVALSGSVSEQVRMGLFDNMDCETLPGSRLESFAELLQRHVSQSSSGYNADLSGSYKSETASMRLSRFSIASNFETAPIACSSMLSRASLEPPILPGSSEFAMPKHPVRQKTTRSGNNESSKPSSPCAQLKEDGATPLPSHPSSYPDSTECSSAVELAGGSGVPQALDKEPSSIAVEETPAFTEIKIARKRGRKPKIPEMIKETDSSTETPPKKGRRGRPPADGTPAKNKTNGAKKNQEPEKPESNASRPPTDTNPSQSNTDAGSDKSSEDYLRELDEVVEELRARSYQIDRPVFAQWTDKCFYAAKITQRDPVQTGKWTVKFEDGQSRSLVEEFILPVSLLNKHQPVLVLNEDLSEGRPGVIIGYSKIKPNEPVEKIEHLIEMDGCETIKVPRQRICLTQDHMRHWNDAVVVPQLFSPHTCNVSLDNILGGKRSRRTTTAELGVSSPKKTPKNPRTPRSKSVTPAVAPEQTPKRSLQNSGSLRRKIKGKRDLTLDTSTMSESSGTSFLQHEETSLRTRILDRMNAALPGRSTVQSALEEENVEETKEEVNLQIAGPIPQNNKLFAGFAFLLTKASRPLEVDPDEITDEVEPYLNPTPYYKEHIKHQLTAGGGTVLERFDLSQIEMEEDIVLLVCNRPCRTERYIKSLAANIRSVSHDWVYQCCQSNERFNYQRYLHPPGIDLQGSIVEWSSSTGRCFVGTRILLSGPPEFNDLWVPILVQAECIIVSRLPARAKRPVSEGAIADSGVAESEKALCDEVPFDYVVTTKDCTAKIVDQARRMKIPLVSSTWVIQSLIHGKILDPSSSPQFSFNYAKP from the exons ATGGAAGGACTCCATGACAAGTTCACAGCACCAAATCCTCCAACTGAAGTGGCCCGAAGATCAGTAAATAGCAACAACAATATGGATCCATCTTTTATATCTCTGTCTTTCATTACTGATGATGACATATTGGAAGAGTTTACTACTGTCAATGAAACTATACTAGATGACTATAGTCAAGCAAGTACAGCTGCTTTGAGCAACTCACATGGCAGTGAAATCTCTCAAAt TATCACTCGTGTTTCAGAAAGCCCAGTTATGGAAAACCTGTTGACTTCTCAGCTTACTTCTGAACCTGATTCAAATCTCAACTTGTCAAGACCTAGTCCAGATTCACCTAGTGCAAATACTGAAGAAGccgaggatgatgatgatgttctaCCTGCATCACCTGTTCCTGCCAACCAGCCACCAAG GAGAACACCTGTGAATTTGTCCAGATCTTCAGCTTTTGTCACCATGGCTATCGGATCTCCCGTTCAAGGTTCTCTGCGGACCCTACGCAATATTGAAGAGGCCGCAACAAGTACTGTGCCAGATAAACTGGACTCATCCCCAGAAGCAAATGAGGCAGCTGCTAAAACA ATTGTGACCGTTGAGCCCCTGGGTAGCgtatcaaaatcaaaatccatgcgtcaaattcattttgaaagtGACAGTGGTTCCAACCACTCTGTTGTGGTCGAGTCTCCATCTTCATTCCTATCGGAGCCCAACCGGGGTTTAGACAACTCTATCCAAAAGCCTACCGTCAGTCGACCAGCAGAACCCTCTGAAGACGCCGATGATGGGATTGAATTTGTAGAAGAAATCCGACGCAATGTCCGCGAGGACCCTGGTTCCCCCGAAAGCTCAGTTGCAATTCCGGCCGCTCAGCCACGACGTGAAGCCGATTCAGCCTCGCAGGACTTGACTCCACGGCTGACACAGTCTCCGTCATCTATTCCGTTTTCACAAGATCTATTGAGCACCTCGCCATTTCGCGATCCAGACTCACAGAGCCACCGCTTCGTTGAGTGCTTTCAAACGCAAGATCTTGTAGCTCGAACTAATCATTCTTTGGATGAAACAACTGAAAATCCGGAGGCAGAATTGAGTACTGAAATCATAAGTTCCAAACTCGAACTAAGCGCAGAATTCTGCTCGCAACAGTCACCTTTG AATGGGCCGTCGTTGGGTCTCAACCAATCCATCCCCACAGTCAACACACCATCGCTCTCAGTGGTACCGAAGTCTGATGGAAAAGGGTTTCAAAGTAGTGCCGACACCATAGATCGCGTTTCGTCACAGGAG aaTACTCCGGAAGTGGAAGCTGAACAGTGGGTCCCATTTGAAGCAGTGACACGAGTTTACAACGTTCTAGAAAGGACTTGGGTTATGCGAACTTTCAATAAA ATGTTGCCAATGTCTAAAATGGAAGTGGCGCTTTCAGGTTCTGTGTCGGAGCAAGTGCGGATGGGTTTATTCGATAACATGGATTGCGAAACATTGCCGGGTTCACGGCTAGAGTCATTTGCTGAGCTTTTGCAGCGGCATGTGAGCCAGAGTTCAAGTGGCTACAATGCTGATTTATCCGGGAGCTACAAATCAGAAACAGCCTCAATGCGTTTGTCGCGCTTTTCAATCGCTTCGAATTTCGAAACTGCTCCGATTGCCTGTAGTTCAATGCTGAGTAGAGCCAGTCTGGAGCCACCAATCTTACCTGGCAGCAGCGAGTTTGCAATGCCTAAGCATCCCGTTCGCCAGAAGACCACTCGCTCTGGGAACAATGAGTCATCTAAGCCATCCAGTCCTTGTGCACAGTTAAAAGAAGATGGCGCTACACCTCTTCCGTCGCATCCCTCTTCGTACCCAGACTCGACGGAATGCTCCTCAGCTGTTGAATTAGCAGGCGGTTCAGGTGTCCCTCAAGCATTAGACAAAGAACCTTCAAGCATCGCAGTAGAAGAGACACCAGCATTtacggaaataaaaatagcgcGCAAACGCGGACGCAAGCCCAAAATTCCCGAAATGATAAAGGAAACTGACTCCAGTACTGAGACTCCGCCCAAGAAAGGTCGACGAGGTCGTCCACCGGCTGACGGGACACcggcgaaaaacaaaacgaatggTGCTAAGAAAAATCAGGAACCTGAGAAACCGGAGTCGAATGCTAGTCGACCTCCCACTGATACCAACCCCAGCCAATCAAACACCGACGCTGGTAGTGATAAGTCTTCGGAAGATTATCTCAGAGAACTCGATGAAGTAGTGGAAGAATTACGCGCTCGTTCCTATCAAATAG ATAGACCTGTTTTTGCACAGTGGACAG ATAAATGCTTTTATGCTGCCAAGATTACCCAGCGTGATCCGGTCCAGACAGGAAAGTGGACTGTCAAGTTCGAAGATGGACAATCGCGTAGTCTAGTCGAAGAATTTATTTTGCCCGTTTCGCTATTGAACAAACACCAGCCGGTTCTGGTTCTTAACGAGGACTTGAGCGAAGGCCGACCTGGTGTGATTATTGGATATAGTAAAATTAAACCCAATGAGCCAGTTGAAAAG ATTGAGCATTTGATCGAAATGGATGGTTGTGAGACTATTAAAGTCCCAAGACAGAG GATTTGTTTAACGCAAGATCATATGCGCCACTGGAATGACGCGGTGGTGGTGCCACAGCTCTTTTCACCTCACACCTGTAACGTCAGTCTTGATAATATTCTAGGAGGTAAGCGTAGTAGAAGAACCACAACTGCCGAACTCGGAGTATCTTCACCTAAGAAAACTCCGAAAAATCCACGCACTCCTAGATCCAAATCGGTGACTCCAGCAG TTGCGCCAGAACAAACACCAAAACGTTCTCTTCAGAATTCGGGATCGTTGCGCCGAAAAATTAAGGGGAAAAGAGATTTAACTCTGGATACTTCTACCATGAGCGAAAGTAGTGGAACTTCATTCCTTCAACACGAGGAGACGTCTTTGCGAACCCGTATTCTTGATCGGATGAATGCAGCATTACCAGGTCGCTCAACAGTTCAAAGTGCGCTGGAGGAAGAAAATGTCGaagaaaccaaagaagaagtgAACCTTCAAATCGCCGGACCAATTCCCCAGAATAACAAGCTTTTCGCTGGGTTTGCATTTCTTCTCACGAAGGCATCAAGACCTCTCGAAGTGGATCCTGATGAAATAACTGACGAAGTTGAGCCGTACCTGAACCCTACTCCCTACTACAAAGAGCACATTAAGCATCAATTGACGGCAGGTGGTGGAACGGTCCTAGAGCGATTTGATCTGAGTCaaattgaaatggaagaagatattgttttgttggtttgcAATCGACCTTGTCGCACAGAAAGATACATTAAATCTCTAGCTGCCAACATCCGCTCCGTTTCTCATGACtgg gtTTATCAATGTTGCCAAAGCAACGAAAGATTCAACTACCAACGTTACTTGCACCCACCTGGCATTGACCTTCAAGGTAGTATTGTTGAGTGGTCTTCAAGCACCGGCCGTTGTTTCGTTGGCACACGTATCCTTTTAAGTGGTCCGCCAGAATTTAACGATCTTTGGGTACCTATTCTTGTTCAAGCTGAATGTATAATTGTTTCCCGCTTACCTGCGCGCGCAAAAAGACCCGTTTCTGAAGGGGCTATTGCTGACAGTGGTGTCGCGGAATCTGAGAAAGCGTTGTGTGACGAAGTTCCGTTTGATTACGTAGTTACAACCAAAGACTGTACAGCTAAAATTGTTGATCAGGCTCGTCGTATGAAGATTCCACTAGTCTCATCTACGTGGGTCATTCAATCATTGATTCATGGAAAAATACTAGATCCATCTTCGAGTCCTCAGTTCAGTTTTAACTACGCTAAACCatga
- the LOC124206070 gene encoding major facilitator superfamily domain-containing protein 6-like isoform X2, protein MDFEINKKLLPMKAHYFFFNAGLAPIMPFIPTYARQLGVSQVGVGLMYTVFPFVGLLAKPLFGTIADKFRIGKQIFITAIICAAIFFTSIYFIPAKPTEALMDFDCNLMTILKTCEVSDNCTLTRINLENPDMMSTLECTLICNNPNSQFLEEMCSTWNVSDVCNTNLTSIEMKTYSNMSKALLEESSCLYFPVENLSFNGTKVENPYCKSSTSMKCNTVCNSATVMSYIQKPITETSQEPYYSTIQFQMLFGLMIGAWASTAVVTSLADSICFNLLGSKPHDYGRQRLWGALGWGISAIFAGYLIDSVSHGENIKNYTPSFILVFIMLTVNTISVSKIKIDYRQEPYAFAKVASLFKDVKVVLFLLSCITFGICIGSIWQFLFWYLEDMASSQGCDSLEWIKLLEGLAMGIQCFAGEAPFLFLSGWFLNKLGHVHTMTMILLVMGFRLICYSLLTNPWLTLPIELLNGLTLGVYWSTMTSYAYLIAPPGAGTTLQGIFGALFEGIGTAVGSLLGGFIFQNYGGAIMYRSFGIYTLIFGILYSSIHAFMDRKKTMTRKESYSRVNQAPDDQL, encoded by the exons ATGGATtttgaaattaacaaaaaactcCTTCCTATGAAGGCCCATTACTTCTTTTTCAATGCCG GCCTCGCTCCTATCATGCCATTTATTCCTACTTACGCCCGGCAATTAGGCGTATCTCAAGTTGGAGTTGGTTTGATGTACAcggtttttccatttgttggGCTACTAGCAAAACCGCTATTTGGCACTATTGCAGATAAGTTTAGAATCGGCAAACAAATCTTTATTACAGCTATCATTTGTGCTGCTATATTCTTTACAAGTATTTATTTCATCCCTGCCAAACCTACTGAGGCATTGATGGATTTTGATTGCAATTTAATGACAATATTGAAAACATGTGAAGTCAGTGATAACTGTACACTTACAAgaattaatttagaaaatcCAGACATGATGTCTACTTTGGAATGCACACTTATTTGCAATAATCCTAACAGTCAATTTCTTGAAGAAATGTGTTCAACATGGAATGTCAGTGATGTCTGCAACACAAACCTTACatcaattgaaatgaaaacttaTTCTAACATGAGCAAAGCTCTCCTGGAAGAATCATCTTGCCTTTACTTCCCTGTAGAAAACTTATCTTTTAATGGGACTAAAGTCGAAAACCCATACTGTAAATCTTCTACATCAATGAAGTGCAATACTGTCTGCAATAGTGCCACTGTAATGAGTTACATCCAGAAACCTATAACAGAAACTTCACAGGAACCATACTACTCAACAATTCAGTTCCAAATGCTGTTTGGTCTTATGATTGGAGCTTGGGCTAGTACTGCTGTTGTTACTAGTTTAGCGGATAGCATCTGTTTCAATTTGTTGG GAAGCAAACCGCATGACTATGGAAGACAGCGATTATGGGGGGCACTTGGTTGGGGTATATCCGCAATTTTTGCCGGATATCTCATTGATTCCGTCAGTCAtggagaaaatataaaaaattacactCCAAGTTTCATTTTAGTATTTATTATGCTAACAGTGAATACTATTTCGGTATCAAAAATTAAG ATTGACTATCGCCAAGAACCTTATGCTTTTGCAAAAGTCGCGTCACTTTTCAAAGACGTGAAAGTTGTGCTTTTTTTACTCAGTTGTATCACATTTGGGATTTGCATTGGGTCCATCTGgcaattccttttttg GTATTTAGAGGATATGGCGTCTTCTCAAGGATGCGATTCGCTGGAATGGATTAAGCTTTTGGAAGGTTTAGCCATGGGCATCCAGTGTTTTGCTGGAGAGGCTCCGTTTCTGTTTTTGTCTG GATGGTTCTTGAACAAACTTGGCCACGTTCACACTATGACGATGATTTTGTTAGTTATGGGCTTTCGCCTTATTTGCTATTCTCTTTTAACAAATCCTTGGCTCACGCTTCCGATTGAACTGTTGAACGGATTAACGCTCGGCGTATATTGGTCAACG ATGACATCGTATGCCTACCTAATAGCTCCACCTGGTGCTGGAACCACTTTGCAGGGTATATTTGGAGCTTTGTTTGAAGGCATAG GAACCGCAGTCGGAAGTCTTTTGGGTGGTTTCATTTTCCAAAACTATGGGGGTGCTATTATGTACCGCTCATTTGGAATTTACACACTTATTTTCGGTATCTTGTACTCATCAATTCACGCCTTTATGgatcggaaaaaaacaatgacacGCAAAG AGTCCTACAGCCGTGTGAACCAAGCTCCAGATGATCAACTGTAA
- the LOC124206070 gene encoding major facilitator superfamily domain-containing protein 6-like isoform X1 — translation MDFEINKKLLPMKAHYFFFNAGLAPIMPFIPTYARQLGVSQVGVGLMYTVFPFVGLLAKPLFGTIADKFRIGKQIFITAIICAAIFFTSIYFIPAKPTEALMDFDCNLMTILKTCEVSDNCTLTRINLENPDMMSTLECTLICNNPNSQFLEEMCSTWNVSDVCNTNLTSIEMKTYSNMSKALLEESSCLYFPVENLSFNGTKVENPYCKSSTSMKCNTVCNSATVMSYIQKPITETSQEPYYSTIQFQMLFGLMIGAWASTAVVTSLADSICFNLLGSKPHDYGRQRLWGALGWGISAIFAGYLIDSVSHGENIKNYTPSFILVFIMLTVNTISVSKIKIDYRQEPYAFAKVASLFKDVKVVLFLLSCITFGICIGSIWQFLFWYLEDMASSQGCDSLEWIKLLEGLAMGIQCFAGEAPFLFLSGWFLNKLGHVHTMTMILLVMGFRLICYSLLTNPWLTLPIELLNGLTLGVYWSTMTSYAYLIAPPGAGTTLQGIFGALFEGIGTAVGSLLGGFIFQNYGGAIMYRSFGIYTLIFGILYSSIHAFMDRKKTMTRKEFAAGIEDYSSTESYSRVNQAPDDQL, via the exons ATGGATtttgaaattaacaaaaaactcCTTCCTATGAAGGCCCATTACTTCTTTTTCAATGCCG GCCTCGCTCCTATCATGCCATTTATTCCTACTTACGCCCGGCAATTAGGCGTATCTCAAGTTGGAGTTGGTTTGATGTACAcggtttttccatttgttggGCTACTAGCAAAACCGCTATTTGGCACTATTGCAGATAAGTTTAGAATCGGCAAACAAATCTTTATTACAGCTATCATTTGTGCTGCTATATTCTTTACAAGTATTTATTTCATCCCTGCCAAACCTACTGAGGCATTGATGGATTTTGATTGCAATTTAATGACAATATTGAAAACATGTGAAGTCAGTGATAACTGTACACTTACAAgaattaatttagaaaatcCAGACATGATGTCTACTTTGGAATGCACACTTATTTGCAATAATCCTAACAGTCAATTTCTTGAAGAAATGTGTTCAACATGGAATGTCAGTGATGTCTGCAACACAAACCTTACatcaattgaaatgaaaacttaTTCTAACATGAGCAAAGCTCTCCTGGAAGAATCATCTTGCCTTTACTTCCCTGTAGAAAACTTATCTTTTAATGGGACTAAAGTCGAAAACCCATACTGTAAATCTTCTACATCAATGAAGTGCAATACTGTCTGCAATAGTGCCACTGTAATGAGTTACATCCAGAAACCTATAACAGAAACTTCACAGGAACCATACTACTCAACAATTCAGTTCCAAATGCTGTTTGGTCTTATGATTGGAGCTTGGGCTAGTACTGCTGTTGTTACTAGTTTAGCGGATAGCATCTGTTTCAATTTGTTGG GAAGCAAACCGCATGACTATGGAAGACAGCGATTATGGGGGGCACTTGGTTGGGGTATATCCGCAATTTTTGCCGGATATCTCATTGATTCCGTCAGTCAtggagaaaatataaaaaattacactCCAAGTTTCATTTTAGTATTTATTATGCTAACAGTGAATACTATTTCGGTATCAAAAATTAAG ATTGACTATCGCCAAGAACCTTATGCTTTTGCAAAAGTCGCGTCACTTTTCAAAGACGTGAAAGTTGTGCTTTTTTTACTCAGTTGTATCACATTTGGGATTTGCATTGGGTCCATCTGgcaattccttttttg GTATTTAGAGGATATGGCGTCTTCTCAAGGATGCGATTCGCTGGAATGGATTAAGCTTTTGGAAGGTTTAGCCATGGGCATCCAGTGTTTTGCTGGAGAGGCTCCGTTTCTGTTTTTGTCTG GATGGTTCTTGAACAAACTTGGCCACGTTCACACTATGACGATGATTTTGTTAGTTATGGGCTTTCGCCTTATTTGCTATTCTCTTTTAACAAATCCTTGGCTCACGCTTCCGATTGAACTGTTGAACGGATTAACGCTCGGCGTATATTGGTCAACG ATGACATCGTATGCCTACCTAATAGCTCCACCTGGTGCTGGAACCACTTTGCAGGGTATATTTGGAGCTTTGTTTGAAGGCATAG GAACCGCAGTCGGAAGTCTTTTGGGTGGTTTCATTTTCCAAAACTATGGGGGTGCTATTATGTACCGCTCATTTGGAATTTACACACTTATTTTCGGTATCTTGTACTCATCAATTCACGCCTTTATGgatcggaaaaaaacaatgacacGCAAAG AATTCGCAGCTGGCATTGAAGATTATTCAAGCACAG AGTCCTACAGCCGTGTGAACCAAGCTCCAGATGATCAACTGTAA
- the LOC124204959 gene encoding protein Wnt-4-like → MRSPSFTSSNLVWSANSVRSTKMVRKSAGTAAGARWSLALLTMVIVHVQVTAASWWLLGTPSVYQSTLELTPTSYKDHCKRLYYLVEKQRELCGLSQNVLSTISLGAKMGISECQSQFRSQRWNCSTFDESTTVFGGVLSIRSRERAYVYAISSAGAAYAVTRACSRGEITECGCDGKIRQKPSKGFEWGGCSEDITFGERFSKEFVDAREDNQQAEGLMNLHNNEAGRRAIRSRMELVCKCHGVSGSCSMKVCWRKMAAFSEIGAALMERFEGAFQMTYRGGGMATTSQAGISPSVGSVGVAKKLKKKLLVVDKNMKKPTKKDLVYLDDSPDYCERNQTLGVLGTKSRICNKTSKAIDGCSLLCCGRGYQTRWIDLEEKCNCRFVWCCHVQCEICKQRKELHLCN, encoded by the exons ATGAGGTCGCCGTCGTTCACAAGCAGCAACCTCGTCTGGTCCGCCAACTCAGTCAGGTCGACCAAAATGGTTCGAAAGTCAGCGGGAACTGCCGCCGGTGCGCGCTGGTCTTTGGCCTTGCTCACGATGGTCATCGTTCACGTTCAAGTCACTGCGGCCAGTTGGTG gttATTAGGAACTCCTAGCGTGTACCAAAGTACCTTGGAACTGACACCGACCAGCTACAAGGACCACTGCAAGCGACTTTATTACCTGGTTGAGAAGCAGCGCGAACTCTGTGGGCTTTCGCAGAACGTCTTATCG ACAATTAGCTTAGGTGCCAAAATGGGCATCAGCGAGTGTCAGAGCCAATTCCGGTCTCAGCGCTGGAATTGTTCCACCTTTGACGAGTCCACAACCGTCTTCGGAGGCGTCTTATCAATTA GAAGTCGAGAGAGGGCCTACGTATACGCCATCAGCTCCGCCGGAGCTGCCTATGCTGTGACGCGGGCTTGTTCGCGCGGAGAAATTACTGAATGCGGTTGCGACGGCAAGATACGCCAGAAACCCTCGAAAGGCTTCGAATGGGGCGGCTGCTCAGAG GACATCACGTTTGGAGAAAGGTTCAGCAAAGAATTTGTGGACGCTCGGGAAGACAACCAGCAAGCTGAAGGCCTCATGAACCTGCATAACAACGAGGCCGGAAGAAGG GCTATTCGGAGTCGAATGGAGCTGGTGTGCAAGTGTCACGGTGTCTCTGGATCTTG CTCCATGAAAGTTTGTTGGCGCAAAATGGCGGCATTCTCGGAG ATCGGGGCTGCTTTGATGGAGCGCTTTGAAGGGGCTTTCCAGATGACTTACCGTGGTGGCGGCATGGCCACTACTAGCCAGGCCGGCATTAGCCCCAGCGTCGGCAGCGTCGGCGTCGCCAAGAaactcaagaaaaaattactcGTCGTCGACAAGAACATGAAAAAGCCGACCAAAAAGGATTTAGTCTACTTGGATGACTCGCCAGACTACTGCGAGCGCAACCAAAC GTTAGGCGTGCTGGGTACTAAGAGCCGAATTTGCAACAAGACTAGCAAAGCCATCGATGGTTGTAGCCT ATTGTGCTGTGGCCGGGGTTACCAAACGCGCTGGATCGACCTTGAAGAAAAATGCAACTGTCGATTCGTTTGGTGCTGCCACGTCCAGTGTGAAATTTGCAAACAACGCAAAGAACTCCATCTCTGCAACTGA